One window from the genome of Podospora pseudocomata strain CBS 415.72m chromosome 6, whole genome shotgun sequence encodes:
- a CDS encoding hypothetical protein (EggNog:ENOG503P1H8; COG:I) encodes MHPKPRHRVLDVILRINPLVLATGRTKYQVVFQEFSQKFAQRFWLPVYGALQIRIMQTLSLKRAAAVAAHPSSLKLNKRLARISILILSFTLSVALFAWTKQHDRHAQQSWLSGLLHRAKYGGQRETSFYPHDTTTSFSPVFFPADQIENLSTKDMCASFPHYLIREHIQPVLKMGHGENRDMINAQLNSVSACFYPDELLIFSDLPETLPNGHQAVDILHNLPQRYRMSNDTPEAQPEPDLAAYEAMYDLFRAGNLTAENNPTMKNKRTGWRLDKYKFLAQVERAWTERKNKDWYFFYESDTFVSWDNVFRFLSTLDPNKALYMGSPSPGRRDPKTDEETWFANGGPGYVLSRGAMRVLFEKRPSSRETGVWTEEPFLLKYINVVRTDPCGDAILGWVLWLVGIRLSGFFPSFNTYALHSLPYTQRLWCQSFLTMHKLSPKEMVRLWRWEYGNRKLGRPLMYADLFESFFLPEIEEADARNNWDNTNWDRLARGSDVYVDSVEECREACEKKTSCLQYHWNGKQARKCVLMPFVTLGRAKDPETVVKKEGGEERFVYTSGWIKPRIKSWAKEHPCAIPDWLSPSTERHY; translated from the coding sequence ATGCATCCCAAACCGCGTCATCGTGTTCTCGATGTGATCCTTCGAATCAACCCCTTGGTCTTGGCGACAGGACGCACAAAGTATCAGGTTGTCTTCCAGGAATTCTCTCAAAAATTTGCACAAAGGTTCTGGCTGCCTGTCTATGGTGCTCTGCAGATACGGATCATGCAGACGCTTTCATTGAAGCGTGCTGCGGCGGTGGCTGCACACCCTTccagcctcaagctcaacaaaCGCCTTGCCCGCATTTCTATCCTTATTCTTAGTTTCACCCTATCTGTGGCTCTGTTTGCTTGGACCAAACAGCATGACCGGCACGCTCAGCAATCCTGGCTCTCAGGACTGTTGCACAGAGCAAAGTATGGTGGACAGCGGGAGACCTCCTTTTACCCTCACGACACAACAACCAGCTTTTCACCCGTGTTTTTCCCTGCGGATCAAATCGAGAACTTGTCCACCAAAGACATGTGTGCTTCCTTCCCCCACTACCTCATCCGAGAACACATCCAACCAGTCTTGAAGATGGGCCATGGCGAAAACCGCGACATGATCAATGCCCAGCTCAACAGCGTATCCGCCTGCTTCTACCCTGATGAGCTCCTCATTTTCTCAGACCTCCCAGAGACGCTGCCAAATGGCCACCAGGCAgtcgacatcctccacaaccttCCGCAGAGGTACAGGATGAGCAACGACACCCCCGAAGCCCAGCCAGAGCCCGACCTTGCTGCCTACGAAGCCATGTACGACCTCTTCCGAGCCGGGAACCTGACTGCCGAAAACAATCCGACGATGAAGAATAAAAGGACCGGGTGGAGGTTGGACAAGTACAAGTTCCTGGCGCAGGTAGAGCGTGCCTGGACCGAGAGAAAGAACAAAGACTGGTATTTCTTTTACGAGAGTGACACGTTTGTCTCGTGGGACAATGTGTTCCGGTTCCTGTCAACGCTCGATCCCAACAAGGCGCTATACATGGGGAGCCCTTCTCCGGGCCGTCGCGATCCCAAGACAGATGAGGAGACTTGGTTTGCCAACGGAGGTCCGGGTTATGTGCTTTCGCGGGGCGCGATGAGGGTCCTGTTTGAGAAGAGACCTTCGTCGCGGGAAACGGGGGTGTGGACGGAAGAGCCGTTTCTCCTGAAATACATAAATGTTGTGAGGACAGACCCGTGTGGTGATGCCATTCTGGGTTGGGTGCTTTGGCTCGTAGGGATACGGCTCAGCGGCTTCTTCCCGTCGTTTAACACGTATGCACTACACTCACTACCATACACACAGAGGTTGTGGTGTCAAAGCTTTTTGACTATGCACAAGCTAAGCCCGAAAGAGATGGTCCGGCTTTGGAGATGGGAGTACGGAAACAGGAAGCTGGGTCGGCCGCTGATGTACGCCGACTTGTTCGAGAGCTTCTTCCTGCCGGAGATTGAAGAGGCCGATGCGAGAAACAACTGGGACAATACAAACTGGGATCGGCTGGCGCGTGGCAGTGATGTATACGTTGACAGTGTGGAGGAGTGCCGCGAGGCCTGCGAAAAGAAGACCAGCTGTCTCCAGTACCACTGGAATGGCAAACAAGCCAGAAAGTGTGTGTTGATGCCCTTTGTCACACTGGGGCGAGCAAAGGATCCCGAGACAGTGGTGAAGAaagagggcggagaagagCGATTCGTTTACACCAGTGGCTGGATAAAACCTCGCATCAAGAGCTGGGCCAAGGAGCATCCTTGCGCGATACCTGACTGGTTGAGTCCCAGTACTGAAAGACATTATTGA
- a CDS encoding hypothetical protein (EggNog:ENOG503NZQA) codes for MAAFAGRSCNVIPESIASDAGVAGAGVLLSSTITAFLVIGMAASLILQDVRWPRKCIRNPSIVRRKLLSGYSDQQILVGIGLQSVGLVKSWQLSPYHFFIIWMLSLLSMATHNATLLSLINDFKRDWVLRWMRQLLMFLNLLLSIVYGVFLLQAKIKDLPDTLPIACAWTRPSDTTRLGGLDVVATVVVVALNCLIFGLATWYLQSRRQKSRAFRVVQAMGIVAMAGIAFGATTRAYLLSQAFGTPDVLLSDEGEKTWSFGQLLGMLMLLLPVISIIEIKRGDASIAPPVPDDVYSSGEDSQERLVGRELAPMKA; via the exons ATGGCGGCTTTTGCAGGCAGAAGTTGCAATGTCATTCCAGAAAGCATTGCAAGCGATGCCGGTGTAGCGGGAGCTGGT GTCTTGCTATCATCCACAATTACCGCCTTCCTTGTCATAGGCATGGCTGCAAGTCTCATTCTCCAGGATGTTCGGTGGCCAAGAAAGTGTATCCGGAACCCCTCCATCGTCCGAAGAAAGCTGCTCTCGGGCTACTCTGATCAGCAGATTCTCGTGGGCATCGGCCTGCAGTCTGTCGGGTTGGTCAAGTCGTGGCAGCTTTCCCCGTATcacttcttcatcatctggATGCTCTCTCTTTTGTCCATGGCCACCCACAACGCCACGCTGTTGTCTCTGATAAACGACTTCAAGAGAGACTGGGTGCTCAGATGGATGAGACAGCTTTTGATGTTCCTCAACCTGCTCCTCTCCATCGTGTACGGCGTCTTTTTGCTgcaggccaagatcaaggatcTGCCGGATACCCTGCCCATCGCATGTGCTTGGACTCGCCCTTCTGATACGACTAGACTGGGCGGCCTGGACGTGGTGGCTACCGTGGTCGTGGTAGCCTTGAACTGCCTGATCTTTGGGCTTGCCACCTGGTATCTTCAGAGCAGGAGGCAAAAGTCACGCGCCTTTCGCGTGGTACAAGCCATGGGCATTGTTGCCATGGCAGGCATTGCTTTCGGGGCCACCACGCGGGcctacctcctctcccaagcGTTTGGCACACCAGATGTCCTGTTGTCtgatgagggggaaaagaCGTGGAGCTTCGGCCAGCTGTTGggcatgttgatgttgctgctgcccgtCATTTCGATTATTGAAATCAAGAGGGGCGACGCTTCCATTGCGCCCCCCGTGCCAGATGATGTCTACAGCTCGGGTGAGGATAGCCAAGAGAGGCttgtggggagggagcttGCACCTATGAAGGCATAG
- a CDS encoding hypothetical protein (EggNog:ENOG503NYQV; COG:K), with the protein MGRKRACDACHKRKIQCEPAHPSCDWCKHHDLECTFDREIRPRKRGVSKKPSSTRLNNRPSPHAPEETLTHKLQPLEALLTDPLTAPAPLSSSTNAFSPCRDPEGLPPPSPVSGSRPCFGKLHFAGYHLGEISSYNGVPHFSTTGREWIRSHAGQAPVFPTVWDDEEVDHGAPQLGKEDVLPPIEEPPSLPDRAVTDRYLAFFGTSHFRLVFPVLDTVLFEEIIDTAYGLGSPGPHELLVAKTCVFAFLCMVTLFVGSESPVVPPIEGDVMAAKAQHLLPAALRRDFTLTSLQTMIMLTMYQLFAGRVQSSLICLSLACRIMFMLGAHTIANPWSSSSPASRAPKLLRKLFWLTYNFDKELSLRTGQPPCIPDEHCDLSLPPNYALTQYLDRYMQVDHDDETMIPSLPGDLRLTLIKSKTCQLLYSAEALRKTDAELLRNIRELDDELEKWRLSVPLKHRPALSISRHVGVNKALSEAHDSVRTIVINFEYHYLVATIHRATGRCRAWGAHGEVVPGEEMKGVSSSLALSVEASRSTLLYLRSALPVLMAPEVFCIMLFYPMSAVLNIFCSVLLNPLEPQAKADVALLDSAPEMIRNMRIKQVAKNEMLQLKLVEEFITELSRLSRCAIVEAARRHGVMDIDGGG; encoded by the exons ATGGGGCGCAAGCGGGCTTGCGATGCGTGTCACAAGAGAAAG ATTCAGTGTGAACCCGCCCATCCCTCCTGTGACTGGTGTAAACACCATGACCTCGAATGCACCTTTGATCGTGAGATACgcccgaggaagaggggcgTGTCCAAGAAGCCATCGAGCACAAGATTAAATAACAGGCCGAGTCCTCACGCACCTGAAGAGACCCTGACCCACAAGCTGCAGCCGCTCGAAGCTCTGTTGACGGACCCTCTGACCGCTCCAGCGCCGCTGTCCTCTTCCACAAACGCCTTCTCCCCGTGCCGAGATCCCGAGGGTCtgcctccaccgtcccccgTATCTGGCTCCCGGCCCTGTTTCGGCAAGCTGCACTTTGCCGGGTACCACCTTGGCGAGATCAGCTCGTACAACGGAGTTCCGCATTTCTCGACCACGGGCCGGGAGTGGATTCGCTCCCATGCCGGCCAGGCCCCCGTATTTCCTACCGTgtgggatgacgaggaagttGACCACGGTGCACCGCAGCTGGGCAAGGAGGATGTGCTGCCGCCCATCGAGGAGCCGCCGTCCCTGCCGGACAGGGCCGTGACCGATCGAtacctcgccttcttcggcACCTCTCACTTCAGGTTGGTGTTCCCTGTGTTGGACACTGTTCTGTTTGAGGAGATCATAGACACCGCCTACGGCCTGGGAAGCCCCGGTCCCCATGAGCTTCTTGTTGCCAAAACCTGTGTCTTTGCCTTTCTATGCATGGTGACCTTATTTGTGGGCTCCGAATCGCCGGTAGTGCCGCCAATAGAAGGAGATGTGATGGCTGCAAAGGCTCAGCATTTGCTCCCAGCCGCGCTGCGTCGCGATTTTACTCTGACTAGTTTGCAGACCATGATCATGTTG ACCATGTACCAGCTTTTTGCCGGCCGGGTTCAGTCCTCTCTCATATgtctctccctcgcctgTCGCATCATGTTTATGCTGGGCGCAcacaccatcgccaacccttggtcatcctcttcgccgGCGTCGCGGGCACCAAAGCTTCTCCGCAAGCTCTTTTGGTTGACCTACAACTTTGACAAGGAGCTCTCTCTGCGTACTGGCCAGCCGCCTTGCATCCCAGACGAACATTGCGACCTGTCGCTGCCGCCCAACTATGCCCTGACTCAATACCTCGACCGGTATATGCAAGTCGACCACGATGATGAGACCATGATCCCAAGCTTGCCTGGCGACTTGAGGTTGACGCTCATCAAGTCAAAAACATGTCAGCTGCTCTACTCGGCCGAAGCCCTCCGCAAGACAGACGCCGAGCTGTTGCGGAATATACGAGAACTCGACGATGAGCTGGAAAAGTGGCGGCTCTCTGTCCCGCTCAAACACAGGCCCGCCCTTTCGATTTCCCGCCATGTGGGAGTCAACAAAGCCCTGAGTGAAGCCCACGACAGTGTTCGAACCATTGTCATCAATTTTGAGTATCATTACCTGGTAGCCACCATCCACCGCGCCACGGGAAGATGTCGGGCTTGGGGCGCTCATGGCGAGGTGGTGCCTGGtgaggagatgaagggcGTCAGCTCTAGTCTGGCTCTGAGTGTAGAAGCTAGCCGTTCTACGTTGCTCTACCTGAGGAGTGCGCTTCCCGTGCTGATGGCGCCAGAGGTATTCTGTATAATGCTGTTCTACCCCATGTCAGCAGTTCTCAACATCTTCTGCAGCGTCTTATTAAACCCCCTGGAGCCACAAGCGAAAGCTGATGTCGCATTGTTAGACTCGGCGCCTGAAATGATCAGGAATATGAGGATCAAGCAGGTTGCCAAAAATGAGATGCTGCAGCTCAAACTAGTTGAAGAGTTCATCACTGAACTGTCCAGGCTCAGCCGGTGTGCTATTGTCGAGGCGGCCAGAAGACATGGAGTTATGGATATCGACGGGGGAGGGTAA
- the MUP1 gene encoding methionine permease (COG:E; EggNog:ENOG503NVPN) — translation MSKFTGSAPEGDSHDFKEPGTLANSEGGSEVGQLQRASEAKRQIGIVSAVFLIVNRVIGTGIFATPGSILKLSGSVGLSLFIWVAGMLIALAGTAVYLEFGTAIPKNGGEKNYLEYVFRKPKFLTTGLYTGYVVLLGWASGNSVVFGEYILHAAGVEVDRWNQRGIGLACITTAFLIHATSVKWGIRLQNLLGTIKVIIILIIVVAGWVALAGHVKLPEDEKPHNFTDAFEGTTGSAYGVVTALYNVIWSYIGYSNANYALSETKNPVRTLKIAAPLAIGVISVLYMFVNIAYFAAVPKDEILAAQRLVAASLFRNVFGGTAERALSVFVALSAFGNVLSVIFSQGRLVQELGREGILPYSRFWASNRPFNAPTAGLFEHWAVSVIIMLAPPPGDAYNFILNLISYPLAIINTFVALGLIYLYLNRKAWNWNPPISATLPVVIFFFLSNIYLVIAPFVPPEDGQNIYDELPYWLHCVVGFGIIFAGGVYWVIWAKILPKIGGYELDRVTLYDEIDGWERSVFVKRPIDKTQ, via the exons ATGTCCAAGTTCACGGGATCCGCCCCCGAGGGTGATAGCCATGACTTCAAGGAGCCGGGCACCCTCGCCAACTCCGAAGGGGGCAGCGAAGTGG GTCAACTGCAGCGCGCCAGCGAAGCCAAACGCCAGATTGGCATCGTCTCTGCAGTCTTTCTGATCGTCAACCGGGTTATCGGCACTGGCATCTTTGCCACGCCCGGCTCCATCTTGAAGCTTTCCGGCAGTGTCGGTCTGTCGTTGTTCATCTGGGTTGCCGGCATGCTGATTGCCCTTGCCGGCACGGCTGTCTATCTCGAGTTCGGCACTGCCATCCCCAAGAACGGAGGCGAGAAGAACTACCTCGAATACGTTTTCCGCAAGCCAAAGTTCCTCACCACTGGCCTCTACACTGGCTACGTTGTTCTCCTTGGTTGGGCCAGCGGTAACTCGGTCGTCTTTGG cgAGTACATTCTCCATGCTGCCGGCGTCGAAGTCGATCGGTGGAACCAGCGCGGCATCGGGTTGGCttgcatcaccaccgccttcctGATCCACGCCACCAGCGTCAAGTGGGGGATCCGCCTGCAAaacctcctcggcaccatcaaggtcatcatcatcctcatcatcgtcgttgcCGGCTGGGTCGCTCTCGCCGGCCATGTCAAGCTTCCTGAAGACGAGAAGCCCCACAACTTCACGGATGCGTTTGAGGGCACCACTGGATCTGCCTATGGTGTTGTGACGGCCCTCTACAACGTCATCTGGAGTTACATCGGCTACAGCAACGCCAACTACGCCCTCTCCGAGACCAAGAACCCAGTCCGCACCCTCAAGATCGCCGCTCCTCTGGCCATCGGCGTCATCTCAGTCCTTTACATGTTTGTCAACATTGCCTACTTCGCCGCCGTCCCCAAGGACGAGATTCTCGCTGCCCAGCGCCTGGTAGCTGCTTCGCTCTTCAGAAATGTTTTTGGTGGCACTGCCGAGCGCGCCCTTTCCGTCTTTGTTGCCTTGTCTGCCTTTGGCAACGTTCTGTCTGTCATCTTTTCTCAGGGGCGTCTGGTTCAGGAGCTCGGCCGTGAGGGTATTCTTCCCTACTCCCGCTTCTGGGCCAGCAACAGACCTTTCAACGCCCCCACCGCGGGTCTGTTTGAGCACTGGGCTGTCTcggtcatcatcatgcttgcccctcctcccggcgATGCCTACAACTTCAttctcaacctcatctcGTACCCcttggccatcatcaacacttTTGTCGCTCTTGGCCTGATCTACCTCTACCTCAACCGGAAGGCGTGGAATTGGAACCCTCCCATCTCGGCCACCCTGCCCGTTGtcatcttctttttcctcagCAACATTTACCTTGTCATTGCACCATTTGTACCCCCCGAGGATGGTCAGAACATTTACGACGAGTTGCCATACTGGCTTCACTGTGTTGTCGGCTTTGGCATCATTTTCGCTGGTGGGGTGTACTGGGTCATCTGGGCCAAGATTTTGCCCAAAATTGGCGGCTATGAGCTCGACAGAGTGACGCTGTATGATGAAATCGACGGGTGGGAGCGCAGCGTGTTTGTCAAGAGACCCATAGACAAAACGCAatga
- a CDS encoding hypothetical protein (COG:Q; EggNog:ENOG503NV0J), with protein sequence METAPASNPDPTGVVHEWKLKHKVEAIRERDSRSGLPLRELGVTWKDLTVSAISSDAAIHENVISQFNIPKKIQESRHKPPLKTILDKTHGCVKPGEMLLVLGRPGSGCTTLLKMIANHRKGYQNVEGDVKYGSMDASEAEKYRGQIVMNTEEELFFPSLTVGQTMDFATRLKIPFQLPDGVQSKEEYRQEMMEFLLESMSITHTRGTKVGNEFVRGVSGGERKRVSIIETLATRGSVFCWDNSTRGLDASTALDYTKAIRALTDVLGLASIVTLYQAGNGIYDLFDKVLVLDAGKEIYYGPMKDARPFMEQLGFVCRDGANVADYLTGVTVPTERLIAPGYEKTFPRNPDQLRSEYEKSNIYQKMIAEYSYPETEEAKEKTKLFQGGVAAERDSHLPNNSPLTVSFPQQVLACIIRQYQILWGDKATIAIKQGSTLAQALISGSLFYNAPNNSSGIFLKGGALFFALLHNCLLSMSEVTDSFHGRPVLAKHKAFAYFHPAAFCIAQVTADIPVLLFQVFIFAIVQYFMVGLTMTAGGWFTYWIVVFATTMCMTACFRMIGAAFSNFDAASKISGLAVKLLIMYTGYMIIRPKMHPWFGWIFWINPLAYAFDALLSNEFKGQIIPCVGPNLVPTGPGYMGLEVGQQACAGVGGAVPGRSYVLGDDYLSSLEYGSGHIWRNFGIVWAFWALFVTITILATTNWKSASEGGPSLLIPREKSKVGLHGARRNQAGDEEAAVDEKGGFSSGSGSETDETLAVKGADAQMQKQEVDLIRNTSVFTWKDLCYTVSTPDGDRQLLDNVQGWVKPGMLGALMGSSGAGKTTLLDVLAQRKTEGVIKGSIMVDGRELPVSFQRNAGYCEQLDVHEPYATVREALEFSALLRQPREVPREEKLRYVDTIIDLLELHDLADTLIGRVGMGLSVEQRKRVTIGVELVAKPSILIFLDEPTSGLDGQSAYNTVRFLRKLADVGQAVLVTIHQPSAQLFAQFDTLLLLQRGGKTVYFGDIGDNAATVKNYFARYGAPCPKDANPAEHMIDVVSGHLSQGRDWNEVWLSSPEHSAVVKELDEIISEAASKPAGYVDDGREFATPLLEQAKVVTKRMNISLYRNRDYVNNKIMLHVSAALINGFSFWMIGDDISDLQMILFTIFQFIFVAPGVIAQLQPLFIDRRNIFEAREKKSKMYSWIAFVTGLITSEIPYLMICGVLYYCCWYYTVGFPTSSKRAGATLFVMLMYEFVYTGMGQFIAAYAPNAVFASLANPFVIGILVAFCGVLVPYAQIQVFWRYWIYYLNPFNYLMGSMLVFAAWDWPINCNPHELARFDPPNGTTCGDYLSTYLEKGYGMAANLLNPDALSECQVCQFKSGSDYLRTINLMEYSYGWRDAGIVVIFVISSYAMVYGLMKLRTKTSKKAE encoded by the exons ATGGAGACGGCACCAGCTTCCAACCCCGACCCCACGGGAGTCGTCCACGAATGGAAACTCAAGCACAAGGTCGAGGCCATCCGTGAACGCGACAGCCGCTCTGGCCTTCCCCTGAGAGAGCTTGGTGTCACTTGGAAAGATCTCACCGTCAGCGCCATTTCCTCCGACGCCGCCATCCACGAGAACGTTATCTCCCAGTTCAACATCCCCAAGAAGATCCAGGAATCCCGCCACAAGCCGCCCCTCAAGACCATCCTAGACAAGACTCATGGCTGCGTCAAGCCAGGAGAGATGCTCCTGGTTTTGGGCCGTCCGGGCTCGGGGTGTACGACCTTGCTCAAAATGATTGCCAACCACAGGAAGGGCTATCAGAACGTGGAGGGAGATGTCAAGTATGGCAGTATGGACGCATCGGAAGCGGAAAAGTACCGTGGCCAGATCGTCATGaacaccgaggaggagctcttcttcccctccctcaccgtGGGGCAGACCATGGACTTTGCTACTCGTCTCAAGATCCCCTTCCAGCTGCCTGATGGCGTGCAGTCCAAGGAGGAGTACCGCCAGGAAATGATGGAGTTTCTCCTGGAGAGCATGAGCATCACCCACACCAGAGGCACCAAGGTCGGCAATGAGTTCGTCAGAGGTGTCTCCGGAGGCGAGCGAAAGAGAGTGTCCATCATTGAAACGTTGGCTACAAGGGGCAGTGTCTTTTGCTGGGACAACAGCACAAGGGGTCTCGACGCGAGCAC AGCTCTGGACTACACCAAGGCCATCCGTGCCCTGACTGACGTTCTCGGGTTGGCCTCGATTGTCACATTGTACCAAGCAGGCAACGGCATCTACGACCTCTTCGACAAagtcctcgtcctcgacgccGGAAAAGAGATCTACTACGGCCCTATGAAGGATGCTCGCCCGTTCATGGAGCAGCTTGGTTTCGTGTGCCGCGACGGAGCCAATGTTGCTGACTACCTCACCGGTGTTACGGTCCCTACTGAACGCTTGATTGCCCCCGGCTACGAAAAGACCTTCCCCCGCAACCCCGACCAGCTGAGAAGCGAGTACGAAAAGTCCAACATCTACCAGAAGATGATCGCCGAGTACAGCTACCCAGAGAcagaggaggccaaggagaagaccaAGCTGTTTCAGGGCGGCGTCGCAGCTGAAAGGGACAGCCACCTCCCCAATAACAGCCCCTTGACCGTTTCCTTCCCTCAGCAAGTCCTTGCCTGCATCATCCGGCAATACCAGATCCTCTGGGGCGACAAGGCCACCATTGCCATCAAGCAGGGCTCGACACTGGCACAAGCCCTGATCTCCGGTTCTCTCTTCTACAACGCCCCCAACAACTCGTCCGGTATCTTCCTCAAAGGAGGTGCCTTGTTCTTCGCCCTTCTCCACAACTGTTTGCTCTCCATGTCTGAGGTTACCGATTCCTTCCACGGCCGCCCCGTGCTCGCGAAGCACAAGGCCTTTGCCTATTTCCACCCCGCCGCCTTCTGTATCGCTCAAGTCACTGCCGACATTCCCGTTCTGCTGTTCCAGGTTTTCATTTTTGCCATCGTTCAGTACTTCATGGTCGGGCTCACCATGACAGCCGGCGGTTGGTTCACATACTGGATTGTTGTCTTTGCTACCACCATG TGCATGACCGCCTGCTTCCGCATGATTGGTGCTGCGTTTTCCAACTTTGATGCCGCCTCCAAGATCTCGGGCTTGGCCGTCAAGCTGCTCATCATGTACACGGGCTACATGATTATCCGGCCCAAGATGCACCCCTGGTTCGGCTGGATCTTCTGGATCAACCCCCTGGCTTACGCCTTTGACgctctcctctccaacgAGTTCAAGGGCCAGATCATTCCTTGCGTCGGACCAAACCTCGTCCCCACTGGACCTGGATACATGGGCCTCGAGGTTGGCCAGCAGGCATGTGCTGGCGTGGGCGGCGCCGTGCCAGGTCGCAGCTACGTTCTCGGCGATGACTACTTGAGCTCCTTGGAGTACGGAAGCGGCCACATCTGGAGGAACTTTGGAATTGTCTGGGCTTTTTGGGCCTTGTTCGTCACCATCACGATTCTGGCCACTACCAACTGGAAGTCTGCGTCTGAGGGTGGGCCCTCCTTGTTGATTCCCAGGGAAAAGTCGAAGGTTGGGCTTCACGGCGCTCGCAGGAACCAGGCTGGCGACGAAGAAGCGGCCGTTGACGAAAAGGGCGGCTTCTCCTCGggcagcggcagcgagaCGGACGAGACACTTGCCGTCAAGGGCGCAGATGCGCAGATGCAAAAGCAGGAGGTAGATCTTATTCGCAACACTTCGGTCTTCACATGGAAGGATCTCTGTTACACTGTTTCTACCCCTGACGGCGATCGCCAGCTCTTGGACAACGTGCAAGGATGGGTCAAGCCTGGCATGCTGGGTGCCTTGATGGGCTCTTCTGGTGCTGGCAAGACCACTCTCTTGGATGTCCTTGCGCAGAGAAAGACCGAAGGTGTTATCAAGGGAAGCATCATGGTCGATGGTCGTGAGCTGCCTGTCTCTTTCCAGAGAAATGCGGGCTACTGTGAGCAGCTTGACGTGCATGAGCCGTATGCTACCGTCCGGGAGGCGCTCGAGTTCAGCGCCCTTCTGCGGCAGCCTCGTGAGGTCCCCCGTGAGGAAAAGTTGCGCTACGTCGACACCATCATTGACCTCCTCGAGCTGCACGACCTGGCTGACACCCTGATTGGCCGCGTCGGCATGGGTCTGTCTGTGGAACAGCGCAAGCGTGTCACTATCGGAGTCGAACTTGTCGCCAAGCCCTcgatcttgatcttcttggaTGAGCCCACCTCGGGCCTCGACGGCCAGTCTGCCTACAACACGGTCCGCTTCCTCCGCAAGCTCGCCGACGTTGGTCAAGCCGTCTTGGTTACGATTCACCAGCCCTCGGCCCAGCTCTTTGCCCAGTTCGACACATTGCTTCTGTTGCAACGCGGCGGAAAGACGGTCTACTTTGGTGACATTGGCGACAACGCTGCTACTGTCAAGAACTATTTCGCCCGCTACGGTGCCCCCTGCCCCAAGGACGCCAACCCTGCCGAGCACATGATCGATGTGGTGTCTGGCCATCTCTCCCAGGGCCGTGACTGGAATGAGGTTTGGCTCTCGTCTCCCGAACACAGCGCAGTCGTCAAGGAGCTTGATGAGATCATATCCGAGGCCGCTTCCAAGCCTGCTGGCTATGTGGACGACGGCCGCGAGTTTGCCACGCCCCTTTTGGAGCAAGCCAAGGTTGTCACGAAGCGCATGAACATTTCCCTGTACCGCAACCGAGACTacgtcaacaacaagatcatGCTGCACGTCTCGGCCGCGCTTATCAACGGCTTCAGTTTCTGGATGATTGGCGACGACATTTCGGATTTGCAGATGATTCTCTTCACCATCTTCCAGTTCATCTTCGTCGCTCCCGGTGTCATTGCCCAGCTGCAGCCGCTCTTCATCGACCGCCGCAACATCTTTGAGGCCCgcgagaagaagagcaagatgTACTCTTGGATCGCCTTCGTCACGGGTCTGATCACGTCTGAGATTCCTTACCTCATGATTTGCGGCGTCTTGTATTACTGCTGCTGGTACTACACAGTCGGCTTCCCTACCTCGTCCAAGCGTGCCGGCGCAACGCTGTTTGTCATGCTCATGTACGAATTTGTCTACACGGGCATGGGCCAGTTCATCGCAGCCTACGCCCCCAATGCCGTCTTTGCCTCGCTCGCCAACCCCTTCGTCATCGGAATCTTAGTCGCCTTCTGCGGTGTCTTGGTCCCCTACGCACAGATCCAGGTCTTTTGGAGGTATTGGATCTACTACCTCAATCCCTTCAACTACCTCATGGGGTCCATGCTGGTCTTTGCTGCCTGGGACTGGCCCATCAACTGCAACCCTCACGAGCTGGCCAGGTTCGATCCTCCCAACGGCACCACTTGTGGCGACTACCTGAGCACCTATCTTGAGAAGGGGTACGGCATGGCTGCGAACTTGTTAAACCCCGATGCTCTTTCTGAGTGCCAGGTCTGCCAGTTCAAGTCTGGAAGCGACTACCTTCGCACCATCAACTTGATGGAGTACAGCTACGGCTGGAGAGATGCCGGCATTGTCGTCATCTTTGTCATCAGCTCGTATGCTATGGTCTATGGCTTGATGAAGCTGAGAACAAAGACCAGCAAGAAGGCTGAGTGA